The Microbacterium forte sequence AAGCAGGCCTTCGACGGCTTCGAGGACTCGACGTACGCGTCGGGGGAGTTCTTCGACAAGTACATCGAGCGCGCCTGGGTGCCCGAGACCGAGAAGGTCAAGGAGCTCTTCGCGGGCAAGCACATCCCGACGCAGGCTGACTGGGTGGCGCTGAAGTCGTCGATCCAGGAGCACGGCATCTACAACCAGAACTTGCAGGCGGTGCCCCCGACCGGTTCGATCTCGTACATCAACAACTCGACGTCGTCGATCCACCCGATCGCGTCGAAGATCGAGATCCGCAAGGAAGGCAAGCTCGGCCGCGTCTACTACCCGGCGCCGTTCATGACGAACGACAACCTGGAGTACTACCAGGACGCATACGAGATCGGCTACGAGAAGGTCATCGACACCTACGCCGCCGCCACCCAGCACGTCGACCAGGGCCTGTCGCTGACGCTGTTCTTCAAGGACACCGCCACGACGCGTGACATCAACAAGGCTCAGATCTACGCATGGCGCAAGGGCATCAAGACGATCTACTACATCCGTCTGCGTCAGATGGCGCTCGAGGGCACCGACATGACCGAGTGCGTCTCGTGCATGCTCTGATCCGGCTCTGACCACAGGAAACGACGAAGAACAATGACTCCTCACCCCCCGCTCAAGCTGGTCGACAGCGTTCAGGCGATCAACTGGAACCGCATCCAGGACGACAAGGACCTCGAGGTCTGGAACCGTCTGGTGAACAACTTCTGGCTGCCCGAGAAGGTGCCGCTGTCGAACGACGTCCAGTCGTGGAACACGCTGACGCCCGACGAGCAGCTGCTCACCATGCGCGTCTTCACCGGTCTGACTCTGCTCGACACGATCCAGGGCACGGTCGGCGCCGTCTCGCTGATCCCCGACGCGATCACCCCTCACGAAGAGGCGGTGTACACAAACATCGCGTTCATGGAGTCGGTGCACGCGAAGAGCTACTCCTCGATCTTCTCGACGCTTGCGTCGACGAAGGAGATCGACGAGGCGTTCCGCTGGTCCACGGAGAACCCGAACCTTCAGAAGAAGGCTCAGATCATCATGGACTACTACCAGGGTGACGACCCGCTCAAGCGCAAGGTCGCCTCGACCCTGCTCGAGTCGTTCCTGTTCTACTCGGGCTTCTACCTGCCGATCTACTGGTCGTCCAAGGCGAAGCTCACGAACACGGCCGACCTGATCCGCCTCATCATCCGCGACGAGGCCGTGCACGGGTACTACATCGGCTACAAGTTCCAGAAGGGTCTCGAGAACGAGACCGAAGAGCGCCGCCAGGAGCTGAAGGACTACACCTTCAACCTGCTGTTCGAGCTCTACGACAACGAGGTGCAGTACACGCAGGACCTCTACGACGGCGTCGGTCTGACCGAGGACGTCAAGAAGTTCCTGCACTA is a genomic window containing:
- the nrdF gene encoding class 1b ribonucleoside-diphosphate reductase subunit beta is translated as MTPHPPLKLVDSVQAINWNRIQDDKDLEVWNRLVNNFWLPEKVPLSNDVQSWNTLTPDEQLLTMRVFTGLTLLDTIQGTVGAVSLIPDAITPHEEAVYTNIAFMESVHAKSYSSIFSTLASTKEIDEAFRWSTENPNLQKKAQIIMDYYQGDDPLKRKVASTLLESFLFYSGFYLPIYWSSKAKLTNTADLIRLIIRDEAVHGYYIGYKFQKGLENETEERRQELKDYTFNLLFELYDNEVQYTQDLYDGVGLTEDVKKFLHYNANKALMNLGYEAMFPSTVTNVNPAILSALSPNADENHDFFSGSGSSYVIGKAEATEDDDWDF